In a single window of the Rhineura floridana isolate rRhiFlo1 chromosome 3, rRhiFlo1.hap2, whole genome shotgun sequence genome:
- the LOC133381170 gene encoding zinc finger protein 501-like isoform X1, with product MREDQDDKSSLGYTFPASQAGDGQFNEKSREPFVMSSETTEDDVGKETTRNQRRPKRHARNQLKNGMKKPSVSKCTDIHEVLNPEHKGKRWEKYPVCAKIFKGKSVLNRSCRTDTGENQCNCMECGKNFRLMRNLTSQERTHTGEKPYECLVCGKSFSRRDNLNSHQRTHTGEKPYECMECGRSFSDRGSRNKHQKIHTGEKAYKCMECGKSFSRSDHLNSHVKIHTGDQPYKCAECGKSFSQSGALAFHQRTHTGEKPYECMECGKSFSRSHHLTSHLRTHTGEKPYKCMECGKCFRKNDVLTSHQRTHTGEKPYKCMVCRKSFSQRGHLNTHQRIHTGEKPYKCMECRKSFSDSNSLVLHQRTHTGEKPYKCLECGKSFSNSGSLRIHQRIHTGEKPYTCMECGKSFSRSSHLTLHQRTHTGEKPYKCLLCGKSFSNSGSLRIHQRIHTGEKPYKCKECGKTFSQSGSLVSHQRTHTGETI from the coding sequence GGTATACTTTCCCCGCCTCCCAAGCAGGTGATGGCCAGTTCAATGAGAAATCTAGAGAGCCTTTTGTGATGTCATCAGAAACAACTGAGGATGATGTGGGAAAAGAGACAACTCGAAATCAAAGGAGACCAAAAAGGCACGCAAGAAACCAATTGAAGAACGGGATGAAGAAACCCTCTGTTTCTAAGTGCACTGAcatccatgaagtcctgaacccAGAGCACAAAGGAAAGAGATGGGAAAAGTATCCTGTGTGTGCAAAAATATTCAAAGGCAAATCGGTATTAAACAGAAGCTGCAGAACTGACACAGGAGAGAACCAGTGCAACTGCATGGAGTGTGGGAAAAACTTCAGACTGATGAGAAACCTTACCTCACAAGAAAGAacccacacgggggagaaaccatatgaatgcctggtgtgcggaaagagcttcagtaggaggGATAACCTTAAttcccatcaaagaactcacacaggggagaagccatatgaatgtatggaatgtggacgGAGCTTCAGTGATAGAGGAAGTCGAAATAAACATCAgaaaatccacacaggagagaaagcatataaatgtatggaatgcggaaagagcttcagtcgttCTGATCATCTTAATTCACACGTAAAAATCCACACAGGGGACCAACCATATAAATGcgctgaatgtggaaagagcttcagtcagagtggagcCCTTGCTttccatcaaagaacccacacaggggagaagccttatgaatgtatggaatgtggaaagagctttagtcggtCTCATCATCTTACTTCACACTTAAGAacccacacgggggagaaaccatataaatgcatggagtgtgggaaGTGCTTCCGTAAGAATGATGTGCTCACTTCACACCAGAGAActcacacgggggagaaaccatataaatgcatggtgtgtcggaagagcttcagtcagaggggACATCTTAAtacacatcaaagaatccacacaggggagaagccttataaatgcatggagtgtagaAAGAGTTTTAGTGACAGCAACTCTCTTGtcttgcatcaaagaacccacacaggggagaaaccatataaatgtttggagtgtggaaagagcttcagcaatAGTGGAAGTCTTAGaattcatcaaagaattcacacaggggagaaaccatatacatgtatggagtgtggaaagagtttcagtaggAGTAGtcaccttactttacatcaaagaacccatacaggggagaaaccatataaatgcttgttgtgtggaaagagcttcagcaatAGTGGAAGTCTTAGaattcatcaaagaattcacacaggggagaagccatataaatgcaaagagtgtgggaagaccttcagtcagagcggaTCCCTTGtttcacatcaaagaacacacacgggagaaaccatataa
- the LOC133381170 gene encoding zinc finger protein OZF-like isoform X2 encodes MSSETTEDDVGKETTRNQRRPKRHARNQLKNGMKKPSVSKCTDIHEVLNPEHKGKRWEKYPVCAKIFKGKSVLNRSCRTDTGENQCNCMECGKNFRLMRNLTSQERTHTGEKPYECLVCGKSFSRRDNLNSHQRTHTGEKPYECMECGRSFSDRGSRNKHQKIHTGEKAYKCMECGKSFSRSDHLNSHVKIHTGDQPYKCAECGKSFSQSGALAFHQRTHTGEKPYECMECGKSFSRSHHLTSHLRTHTGEKPYKCMECGKCFRKNDVLTSHQRTHTGEKPYKCMVCRKSFSQRGHLNTHQRIHTGEKPYKCMECRKSFSDSNSLVLHQRTHTGEKPYKCLECGKSFSNSGSLRIHQRIHTGEKPYTCMECGKSFSRSSHLTLHQRTHTGEKPYKCLLCGKSFSNSGSLRIHQRIHTGEKPYKCKECGKTFSQSGSLVSHQRTHTGETI; translated from the coding sequence ATGTCATCAGAAACAACTGAGGATGATGTGGGAAAAGAGACAACTCGAAATCAAAGGAGACCAAAAAGGCACGCAAGAAACCAATTGAAGAACGGGATGAAGAAACCCTCTGTTTCTAAGTGCACTGAcatccatgaagtcctgaacccAGAGCACAAAGGAAAGAGATGGGAAAAGTATCCTGTGTGTGCAAAAATATTCAAAGGCAAATCGGTATTAAACAGAAGCTGCAGAACTGACACAGGAGAGAACCAGTGCAACTGCATGGAGTGTGGGAAAAACTTCAGACTGATGAGAAACCTTACCTCACAAGAAAGAacccacacgggggagaaaccatatgaatgcctggtgtgcggaaagagcttcagtaggaggGATAACCTTAAttcccatcaaagaactcacacaggggagaagccatatgaatgtatggaatgtggacgGAGCTTCAGTGATAGAGGAAGTCGAAATAAACATCAgaaaatccacacaggagagaaagcatataaatgtatggaatgcggaaagagcttcagtcgttCTGATCATCTTAATTCACACGTAAAAATCCACACAGGGGACCAACCATATAAATGcgctgaatgtggaaagagcttcagtcagagtggagcCCTTGCTttccatcaaagaacccacacaggggagaagccttatgaatgtatggaatgtggaaagagctttagtcggtCTCATCATCTTACTTCACACTTAAGAacccacacgggggagaaaccatataaatgcatggagtgtgggaaGTGCTTCCGTAAGAATGATGTGCTCACTTCACACCAGAGAActcacacgggggagaaaccatataaatgcatggtgtgtcggaagagcttcagtcagaggggACATCTTAAtacacatcaaagaatccacacaggggagaagccttataaatgcatggagtgtagaAAGAGTTTTAGTGACAGCAACTCTCTTGtcttgcatcaaagaacccacacaggggagaaaccatataaatgtttggagtgtggaaagagcttcagcaatAGTGGAAGTCTTAGaattcatcaaagaattcacacaggggagaaaccatatacatgtatggagtgtggaaagagtttcagtaggAGTAGtcaccttactttacatcaaagaacccatacaggggagaaaccatataaatgcttgttgtgtggaaagagcttcagcaatAGTGGAAGTCTTAGaattcatcaaagaattcacacaggggagaagccatataaatgcaaagagtgtgggaagaccttcagtcagagcggaTCCCTTGtttcacatcaaagaacacacacgggagaaaccatataa